A single window of Plasmodium malariae genome assembly, contig: PmUG01_00_8, whole genome shotgun sequence DNA harbors:
- the PmUG01_00022700 gene encoding Plasmodium exported protein, unknown function: protein MKVKYTNVHHFTKVFIFPCLIWTLKHFYKKTCDKSWNKELNRNNVLNVKFRRLLSIETVESVRDKFKLLKKKIINLEGESAEAFKKKTYVLQNNKHFHEDKKSPYSDASSYDEFNYLMKNSEFDELGEFDFEPNLKEQSPTLEHYDNIQYNYQPKSLKKLYLKNNSILSHNKSRKNFSFINYIDKMNDAMKYTQNNRCKSIIFYVLFWIALVLMVGLITIFISYAFIFFK from the exons atgAAAGTGAAATACACAAATGTGCACCATTTTActaaagtttttatttttccttgttTAATATGgacattaaaacatttttataag AAAACCTGCGATAAATCATGGAACAAGGAATTGAACAGAAATAACGTATTAAATGTTAAATTTAGAAGATTATTAAGTATTGAAACAGTAGAATCGGTCAGAGATAAAtttaaacttttaaaaaaaaaaataattaatttagaaGGAGAAAGCGCTGaagcatttaaaaaaaaaacatatgtattacagaataataaacattttcATGAAGATAAGAAATCACCATATAGTGATGCTTCTTCTTACGatgaatttaattatttaatgaaaaactCAGAATTTGATGAACTTGGAGAATTCGACTTTGAACCtaatttaaaagaacaaTCACCCACATTAGAACATTATGATAATATTCAGTACAATTACCAACCcaaatctttaaaaaaattgtatttaaaGAATAACTCAATTTTAAGCCATAACAAatcaagaaaaaattttagttttattaattatatagataaaatGAATGATGCTATGAAATATACACAAAATAATCGATGTAaatctataattttttacgtCCTTTTCTGGATCGCACTAGTGTTAATGGTTGGCTTAATTACGATCTTCATTTCATACgcatttatattctttaaataa
- the PmUG01_00022500 gene encoding fam-l protein — MEQKTKTPLLFNIVELILLSWVLHFNSDVGMFDMPLNKYCNCAKEFEARNYRLLGYKYNIDSKDIFTKEQMPNIGLTNKKDICNSEKGLQSKVNKSNGCSPSITRSRKKDMNKKSCTFETKKYSHLEKKIFKELDYENFLKKNRTITDKMYKKIMLKKYRLRFTLPLLFFSLFLIILLIDLSWGLIDKNKGLWGALGLSTHLKTLSEGPLKSFLQPLTEFQGFWKSALNSTSSTVSKINVLWHLFGILIYFIPFVILGFTLILGIMYYHKKVKKYEKIKFRKR; from the exons AtggaacaaaaaacaaagacccccttactttttaatattgttGAGCTTATCCTATTATCTTGGGTGCTTCATTTTAACAGTGATGtt ggcATGTTTGACATGCCATTGAATAAGTATTGCAATTGTGCGAAGGAATTTGAAGCAAGAAATTATCGATTACTAGgatataagtataatatcGATTCAAAggatatatttacaaaagaaCAAATGCCAAATATTGGTTTGACCaacaaaaaagatatatgtaaCAGTGAGAAAGGGTTGCAAAGCAAAGTAAATAAATCAAATGGATGTTCACCAAGTATAACAAGAAGTCgtaaaaaagatatgaataaaaaatcttGTACATTTGAaaccaaaaaatattcccatttggaaaaaaaaatattcaaggAGCTTGATTATGagaattttcttaaaaaaaacagaacaaTTACTGATAagatgtacaaaaaaataatgcttaaaaaatacagattACGTTTTACTTtacctttattatttttttcactgTTTTTAATCATACTCTTAATAGATTTATCATGGGGTTTGATTGATAAGAATAAGGGGTTATGGGGTGCATTAGGGCTTTCTACCCATTTAAAAACCTTGTCTGAAGGTCCTCTGAAAAGTTTTTTACAACCATTGACAGAGTTCCAAGGGTTTTGGAAATCTGCTCTTAATTCAACGTCGAGTACTGTTAGTAAAATAAACGTATTATGGCATTTATTTGgtattctaatatatttcataccGTTCGTTATATTGGGTTTCACATTAATATTAGGGATTAtgtattatcataaaaaagttaaaaaatatgaaaaaattaagttcagaaaaaggtaa